One stretch of bacterium DNA includes these proteins:
- a CDS encoding DUF4258 domain-containing protein, whose product MAVHIHPHAQERMKERGATENEVKFTVEHGERFPAKYNRTGFRHNFTFNNIWCGRYYKNKQLEAYAVQEETDWRVITIITRYF is encoded by the coding sequence ATGGCTGTTCATATTCATCCTCATGCTCAAGAGAGGATGAAAGAACGAGGAGCTACTGAAAATGAAGTAAAGTTCACAGTGGAGCATGGAGAAAGATTTCCAGCTAAGTATAATCGTACAGGATTTCGCCATAACTTTACTTTTAACAATATTTGGTGTGGAAGATATTATAAAAACAAACAGTTAGAAGCTTACGCTGTTCAAGAAGAGACTGACTGGAGAGTCATAACTATAATCACTCGTTATTTTTAA
- a CDS encoding DUF2283 domain-containing protein produces the protein MRFTYDPRYNVAYIRFHKRDTEVETIRVSDELNVDIAPDGTIYGLELLNANEQLNREDRGKLLVINEATGEEKELLLAVSR, from the coding sequence ATGAGATTCACTTATGATCCTCGCTATAATGTTGCTTACATTCGCTTTCACAAAAGAGATACTGAAGTGGAAACAATACGAGTAAGTGATGAATTAAATGTAGATATAGCACCAGATGGAACTATTTATGGGCTTGAACTCTTAAATGCAAACGAGCAATTGAATCGTGAGGATAGAGGTAAACTTTTGGTCATTAACGAAGCAACTGGGGAAGAAAAGGAACTCCTTTTAGCTGTTAGCAGGTAG
- a CDS encoding GxxExxY protein has translation MKYLMKLANIKVGLLINFKVERLKESIKRFVLSNLRDLRALRGKKTV, from the coding sequence ATGAAATATCTAATGAAGTTAGCAAATATTAAAGTTGGCTTGTTGATAAATTTCAAGGTAGAAAGGTTGAAAGAAAGCATAAAAAGATTTGTCTTGTCCAATCTTCGTGACCTTCGTGCTCTTCGTGGTAAAAAAACAGTCTAA